In Bifidobacterium scardovii JCM 12489 = DSM 13734, the genomic stretch CGCGTCCACGCCGAGGTCCACATAGTTGCGCTTGCACTTGTCCCACACGTAGGCGCGGGCCTCCGGGTTGGTGGCGTCGTAGAACTGGTTGGGCTCCTGGTACATCATGCCGACGTCGATGCCGTGCTCGGCGCTGACCAGCAGGTTGTTCGCGCGCATCTCGTCGTAGTTCTCGGATTTGAGCGAGATCTGCGGCCACACCGACACCATCACCGTGATGCCCATCTCATGCAGTTCGGCGCACATCGCCTTGGGATCGGGCCAGAACTCGCGCTCGAAGCGGAAGTCGCCCATATGCGGCCAGTGGAAGAAATCGATGACCAGCACGTCGATCGGGATGTTGCGGCGCTTGAACTCCCGGGCCACGCGCAGCACCTGGTCCTGGTTCCAGTAGCGCAGCTTGCACTGCCAGAAGCCCAGTCCCCATTCCGGCATCGCCGGCGCATGGCCGGTGGCGTCGGCGTACTGCGATTCGATCTGCGCCGGGGTGTCACCGGCCGTCACCCAGTAGTCGAGCTGCGGGGAGGATTCGGCGCGCCACAGCGTGCGGTTCTTGGCGAACTGCGCCGATCCGATCGCCGGATTGTTCCACAGGAACCCGTAGCCGGCGCTCGAGACGACGAACGGGATCGACGCCTGCGAGTTGCGATGGGCCAGCTCGAAGGAGCAGCCCTTGAGGTCCATATAATGCTGCTGGTATTCGCCCATGCCGTACAGCCGTTCGTGTTCCGGCGCCACGAAGGTGGCTTCGATGGCGTGCGCGCCGCCCATGACCGGCTGGTATGAGCGCGCGTGCAGCTTCAGGGCGCCGCTCTGCGGCATTTCCTTGAACAGCAGGTCGCCGGATGCGTTGTGGAAGCTCAGCTCGCACAGGTTTTCGGTATAGCCGGCGCCATCGTTGCCGGCACGGTAGGCGTGGGCCTTGACGACGATGCCGCCGTTGCGCACCACGGCGTCGCCGGTGGCCTCGTCGATGGACACGCCCGCGTCGAGAGCGATGCCCTCCGGCGAGATCAGACCCCAGTTCACGTCGGAGATCGGGCTCTTCTTGGAGGCGCGCACACGCACGCCGTTGCGGCCATACGGCTCGACGCGCAGGTATTCTCCTTCGCCGCGCCATTCGAGCGCGCCGCCAACTGCTCGGAATCCACTGATTGCCATCGCGTTGCTCCTTGTCGTCATTGACATATCCACCCCCCGAAGGGAGGCGCTTGCTTCCATCGTTCGTTCGCTCGTCACTCTCGGATGCGAACCGGTTCACGCCAATAATCGTAAAGCACTGCAAATAGTTTGTCAAATCAAAAATCTAATTATTGCCAACCGATTCACAAATATCGACGGATCATCCCATAGCAATACGCCCAGCGTGCCTCGCCTACAATGCCGGAAGCCGGCCCACGCAACGAGACCGAGAGCGATTAATGCGACACCGTCGCCACGGACCCGCGGTCGGACAGCGGCTGGCTGATCAGACGGGTCATGGCGGGGCGCGAAGCGTCGTCGATGCGCCGGATCAGCGTGTCGACGGTCTCCTCCGCCACCGACTGCAGGTCGATGTCCACCGCCGTGTAGGGGATCCTCATCCTCGCCCGCAGCGCATTGGGCACCGCCACCGCGACCGACATATCCTCCGGCACGCGCACGCCCAGTTCCAGAAACACCTGGGGCGCGGCCAAGATCGCGTTGTCGTCGTCGATGATCAGCCCGGCGACTTCGGGAAAAGCTTCCAAGGCGCGGCGCAGCCGCTCGCCGGGATCGCCGGGGAGCGCAGCCGTTCCCCCGGTTTCACGGTCCGCATCGCAGACCGGCACGCGCATCGTCACGCCCAGCCGTTCCGCCTCCGCGACGGCGGACCGCCTGAACCGCACGGCGAAATTGGCGCCACCATCCACCGTCCCTTCGGGAGAATGGAGCAGCACGATGTCGCGATGACCGCGTTCGGCGAAATGACGGACCAACTGAACCGCCGCACGCTCGAAATCGGTGTCGACTTCGTCCAGACCCATCGAATCGGCGGGAATGCCCAGCAGCACGGTCGGCAACCCGCCTTCCACGGCGGCGCGCACCCGAGGATCGTCACGCCGGATGTCCATGATGAT encodes the following:
- a CDS encoding glycoside hydrolase family 31 protein produces the protein MAISGFRAVGGALEWRGEGEYLRVEPYGRNGVRVRASKKSPISDVNWGLISPEGIALDAGVSIDEATGDAVVRNGGIVVKAHAYRAGNDGAGYTENLCELSFHNASGDLLFKEMPQSGALKLHARSYQPVMGGAHAIEATFVAPEHERLYGMGEYQQHYMDLKGCSFELAHRNSQASIPFVVSSAGYGFLWNNPAIGSAQFAKNRTLWRAESSPQLDYWVTAGDTPAQIESQYADATGHAPAMPEWGLGFWQCKLRYWNQDQVLRVAREFKRRNIPIDVLVIDFFHWPHMGDFRFEREFWPDPKAMCAELHEMGITVMVSVWPQISLKSENYDEMRANNLLVSAEHGIDVGMMYQEPNQFYDATNPEARAYVWDKCKRNYVDLGVDAFWLDEAEPEYGTYDFGNYRYHSGPNIETGNIYPREYNRGFYEGQLEARGEDDVVNLTRCAWVGSQRYGSLVWSGDVGSTFEDMKAQITCGIHMGMAGIPWFTTDMGGFHDGDVNTGYFKELLARWCAFSCFSPVMRNHGFRRGEQPDGSMVEAITAADGSPRDASGVDNEPWSYGEEIERIFVKYIGVREALRPYTRELFAEASRDGQPLIRGLFYEFPDDAAAADVADEYMFGADLLVAPVTDFGARARSVYLPGDASVTWTALRDGATYAGGQSVDVDCPLDTVPVFARNGATHGLDGLL
- a CDS encoding LacI family DNA-binding transcriptional regulator, yielding MVTITDVAREAGVSKTTVSYVISRPSRVSAESRDKVRRAMRKLGYTVNHAARALSTARSMTLGVLAPAEDEASMSITRGAYLCALSNFARLKGYDLLLLSDPDGVRAVRDAADARKVDGLIIMDIRRDDPRVRAAVEGGLPTVLLGIPADSMGLDEVDTDFERAAVQLVRHFAERGHRDIVLLHSPEGTVDGGANFAVRFRRSAVAEAERLGVTMRVPVCDADRETGGTAALPGDPGERLRRALEAFPEVAGLIIDDDNAILAAPQVFLELGVRVPEDMSVAVAVPNALRARMRIPYTAVDIDLQSVAEETVDTLIRRIDDASRPAMTRLISQPLSDRGSVATVSH